In Phaseolus vulgaris cultivar G19833 chromosome 3, P. vulgaris v2.0, whole genome shotgun sequence, the sequence AAAAAACAGTGAGAAAGTAGACATGTACACTAAACAATAATATGTTTCTTTATAAGAGTTTTTCACCAAAactcattcatttttttttaatattattttattaaggatattgttaaaaaaatgtgttatttttaaattttaaaaatgacagAAATATCATTTTTAGAAAAAACTTACAATTAAAATGAACAAAGAGTGATGATTTCTTAAAATGTTTgtcaaatttattattgtaGCTACTTTgacaaatgttttaaaaaataatttaatttgccTAGAGAGTAgcatataatttaaatttccaaTTTTAAAGAGATTTTCTAATAAAGACACACTATATTAATTGCtatgtaattaatataatacGTGTTGGTAACATATTATCTATTATTCATTTTCCAACAAATTTTCTCTTcttcattaaaattattaaaaattaaaaaatatattaaagttatatttaatgtctttcttataattttataaatttcaatcaACATAGTGTTGCTTAGGAAGACTATATAATAGAATATGTTATTAACAGTTCTTAATTACTatacttgataaaaaaaaagtgtgtttgagattatgaaataaaattaaaataaatttcactacttttttatgaattatgatTGATATTCTTTCATTATTTagtcataaaaaattattcaattatttttcaagaaaaaattcTTTGGATGTTTTCCCGTATAATACAGTATATTTGTCTTTTCTCATGGTTATCAAATAAAAACacgttattttttatatttttaatagaaaaagtgtatatatacatattaatataatattaagatAATCACAATATTGTTATGTGTCAAACCTCCTCATATCAGCAATAATCACCATATTGTAAACATAAATGAATTAATTCgtagcagaaaaaaaaatacagtatTTGATTTTCTTATTAATATGATACTTatctaaatatataaatatactttttatataatatttattaaatgcaatatatatatatatatatatttgaattgaatatatgatcataatatataatttgacGTCAAacgaatgataatataaatttataaaaacatcTTAAGTAGGAAATTTTAAATGTAtgtcaataatatatatatatacatataaaagataatataatgtatatatatactttttaaaaataattcatacccttaattatcattttaaatataaccatgtatttaatttttttttatctttattgaaTTAGTgtgttaaatatattaaaaaattgtttgaaaaatCGAAAATGACTctataataaaaagataaaacaatatcaaatgcaattaaaaacaaaagagatgGTTGAAGTGGGAATAATTAAAAGAGAACTGAAAACATCTACAATAATTAAAACAGCTAATTGAATGCTCAGAAACagtgattaataataataataatagtaatttaaTTTGACTTGCATTTATATCTGGATTCCTTAATctcagaaaaaataaataaatattagaaaataattaatagtaattaatagtaattaagttggaagaggaagaagagtgGTATATAGAAATGAGAATGGGGTTGGTTAGCTTAAAGTGAGAATAAGGATTGTGTTGTGCTGTGTTGTGAAAAATCAAAAACCCTAGCCTTCACCCTTtcactcttttttcttttcatcttaAGACCATGTTTGGCTAACTTCAATAGCCCCAAGAggaagacgaagaagaagagaaataGGGATGTACAAAGAAAGAGGAGGTGTTTCCGTCACTGTTTCTGCTTCCAAATCGGAGGATCGGAAGCGAATCAACGACGTTCTCGACAAGCACCTCGAACGATCCTCTCCTTCCACTTCTCGCCCCATCAACGCCACCTCCAAAAATTCCAACCTCCAAGgttccttttcttctttcacTCCCTTCCAATTTGCTTCACCACATTCTTCTCTTCTCACAGACCAGACTACTGCAGGGAAACTCAATCAATGCCAAAAAATAATGACCTAACATCATaatattaatttctaatttcATCTGCATTCCCTGCAGCTGAGGAATCTGAAACGGAGAGTGAAGAGTCCGATGTTAGCGGTTCGGATGGAGATGACACCTCTTGGATCTCCTGGTTCTGCAATCTCAGGGGAAACGAGTTCTTTTGCGAGGTTGATGATGATTACATCCAGGATGACTTCAACCTCTGTGGATTGAGCAGTCAAGTGCCCTACTATGATTATGCCCTTGATTTGATTCTCGATGTCGAATCATCCCATGGTCAGTTTTTTGTTACTCTACTGTGCGCTCAGAGTTCTTGTCCTTTCAGATTAATTCGTATTACTATGATTAAGGTTTTAAAGCATGGTTCGCAACGGTGGTTTCGACATCAATGTTAAGATATTCTGGGGTTCCTCTCATCTCAATGAAATTTCCGAAAATATCAACCAAGAATTgcgacaaaaaaaaattactacaaTTTTAAAACATCATTGAACATTCATTCATGTACCTTTTTTTGTAGTGGTTACATGGTTTGGTTGGAATGTGTAGGTGACATGTTCACGGAAGAACAGAATGAGTTGATTGAATCAGCGGCGGAAATGCTTTACGGTTTGATTCATGCCAGATATGTGTTGACCAGCAAAGGAATGGCTGCCATGGTAAGATTTATTGGTTGGTTTTCACTCTTTTAATTGTCAATCATCCAGGGGATTAGCTTGGTCAGTGACGTTGGTTCTTTTGCAGCTTGACAAATACAAGAACTATGATTTTGGTAGATGCCCGAGAGTTTACTGCTCTGGACAGCCCTGCCTTCCAGTTGGCCAGTCAGACATTCCTAGGGCAAGTACTGTAAAAATATACTGCCCTAGGTGTGAAGATCTTTACTATCCTCGCTCCAAGTATCAAGGCAGTATCCTTATATACTTTCTATTAATGTACCTTTTTGTGTGGGACTTGAGCTGATGCAGCAGCTACTTATTATAACTGTGTTCTgaaaattctatttttattctcttttgttGTGCCTCTAATTTCATCCTTGCACGAGTTTCATTTTTGAGTCTGACCATATAAGCAGTTTGTTTGCAAGGATGTGTCCTTTTTGGTTTtggtttatttaaaaatttacttGCAATCCATTTTGTGTTTGCTCTTTCCAAAGTAAAAATAATTGCATGTGTGGATCGTAAACTATTTTCTCTATatgatttaatatatattagaatttCTGGACACACTTTCTGAGAGTATACTTTGATGTCTTGTTGATGTAGTCCGTACTATATTGGTCACTTATGGAATAAGAGAAAGTAATCTTCAGATAACAAGTTTGTTTAACTTTAACCGTTATGAGAACTGGGGGTTCTAGATATTCTAGTACGAG encodes:
- the LOC137808138 gene encoding putative casein kinase II subunit beta-4, whose product is MYKERGGVSVTVSASKSEDRKRINDVLDKHLERSSPSTSRPINATSKNSNLQAEESETESEESDVSGSDGDDTSWISWFCNLRGNEFFCEVDDDYIQDDFNLCGLSSQVPYYDYALDLILDVESSHGDMFTEEQNELIESAAEMLYGLIHARYVLTSKGMAAMLDKYKNYDFGRCPRVYCSGQPCLPVGQSDIPRASTVKIYCPRCEDLYYPRSKYQGNIDGAYFGTTFPHLFLMTYGQLKPQKPSQGYVPRVFGFKVHKP